Part of the Pseudobdellovibrionaceae bacterium genome, CTGCACGAAGTTCCGCGCGCTTTCGAACGCCTTCATCACTTCCGCGCGTTGGATCGCCGGTTGCGGCTCGATCATGGTCAGGTATTCCGAAAGGGGGCGGAAGGATTCGGTGAACTTCTCGATGTTCGCGATCGACTTCTTGTACTGAGTCGTACGCAGGGCACCCATCGGGATCCCGTACTTACGGCGCAGGTACGAGCGGCGATAGAACGAGTCTTGGATCAACTGGAAGCCTTGGATTTTCGCTTGGCGGTCGTTCTCGTCACGGAAACGGAAGGCTTCTTCAGTTCCGTAGTCCTCCACGAAGCCGCGGATGTCGTTGCGCAGACGCTCGATGTAGCGCACTTGCAGGCGCGTAGTCGATCCGTCAAGCGAAAGCAGCTCTTGCATTTCGTCGGTCTTCGCGCGGATTTCATCCGCGGTCATGATCTGCAGACCTTGCAGATTGGGGGTCAGCGAGTTTTCGCTGATTGTGATGCGTTGGTTGAGCTTCGTCACGATGAACGGAAACTTCAGTCCGTTCATGTCGCGCATCAGGTTATCGCGCAAAACCGCGAAACGTTGCGAGACGGGCGCCATATTGATGTTACCGGCGGAGCCGATCTCGGTGCGCATTTCGCCGATCGAAACCGACGTTTGCGAGGGCAGAGTCTCGCGGGTCACGAGCGTCAAAGAGTCGAGTTCGGCGGTGAAGTTTTGTTCCGCTTGGCGGATTTGGTTGATCAATTTCAAGTAGTCTTCAAGCGCCACGGTGCCCATCGACGCCGCTTGGCTCATTTCGTTGAAACGGCGGGCGAGGTCGATCAAACCTTTCGTTCCCGACAGCAGACGCGCGTTGATCTCGTTCAAGTATTCGCGATCGATCTTCTGCATATCCTTCAGGTGACCGATGGCTTGTTCAAAAACCTTGGTGTTGTCCTGTTGGATGTTTTTGATGTCGTATTGACCCGCGCTCAAAAAGCCGGTGGTACCACCGTTCACGCCGCCGATGACGGAGACGCCGACGGGGGGAGTTTGCGAGTAAGCGGTCACTGATGTCATGCCGACGATGAAAGACATCCCGGTCAAAAATGCGCGTTTCATGAAGGAGCCTCCTGAAAGGTCTCGGGCTATGGTTTTTAAAACAAATAAATCGTTCGACGTGGCTTAGTGCGAGGCCAAGGCCACCATTTTGAGACGCCGGGAAGCGTATATTCGATCCGGCGTCTCAAGAAGGGGGGTGATTCTTCAGATCGGGCCCAAGACAGCGTTCGCGCGTCGACGGCTGTCGGAAATCTGGACAGGCTTGGACCTTGGTCCATCAGATTGGACCCGATTTTTCCGATATCTATAGATATGATCCGCATCATCATGGTCGACGATAACCAATTGAGTCTGAAGCGCGGCGAGGCCCTGCTCGCGCCGCTGGGTTATGAGGTCCTGAGTTTCACGGGCGCGGAAGAAGCGCTCCAAACGATGGTGAATCATCCGGTCACGCTCGCGTTGATTGATCTGGCGATGCCGATCCACTCGGGTTTCGATTTGATGAAGGCGATGCGCGATCGCAACATCAATACGCGCATCATCGTCGTCTCGGGTAAAAACCGTGACGAAGATGTGAAAAAGGCGCTGAGCCTGGGCGCGCAAGACTACATCATGAAACCTTTCGACGACGACTTCTTCGTCGCGAAGGTCAATCTCGCCTTGGAACTTGAAAAAGCCGAACGTGGCGGCGCCGCATTCGCGGAAGCGGTCACGGATCAGCCAAGTCAACTCAGCTTCGGGGTTCCGCAGCTTGCGGTTTCGGAGGTTGGTTTTTCGTTCGAAACGCCGTTCCCGCTCCCGCGCGGGATGAAACTCGACTTCAAATCCGCGGCGCTCAATGAGATGAAGCTCAGCGATCGCCCGTTTCGGGTCGCGGCCTCGCAAAAAGTCGAACGCGGTGGCGAAACTCATTTTCGTAACTTCGTGAGCTTCGTGGGGCTGACGCCCCATCAGCTGACGGAGGTTCGGTTGTGGGTGCGCGCCCAGCAAATCAAAATGAAAAAGGCTTAAGACGATGACCACGGCACCGAGCACTCATGGCGAGCGGGGCTTTGGGGTCGGACTGGGGATCCTGGTCCTGATCTGCCTCGTCTCATTCGTGCAGATCTCGCGTTATTCCGCGCGCACCGAAGCTCGTCAGAAATCCGAAGCGCTGAGCGCCGGCTTCCAACAACTGGAAGTCCGTCTGCGCGAAGCCGAAGCCCAACACGCGGGTTTTCTGGCGTCGGGCGAGGAAAGCTTCGTGCACGGCTACAATCAGTCCCTGCAAAGTTTCGAGCACGCGGCGAAAGAGCTGCGCGCTCGTATTCAAGGGCCCACGGTTTCGGCCGTCACCTCGCTTTTTCAAGCGACCCAGGCCCGCATCAAGACCATGAACGAGGCGATGCAGATGCGCGCCGAAGGGCGAATCTCGGAAAGCCGTAAATTGAGCGGCGGTCCCGAAGCCGTGCAAACGCTGATCATCCTCGAGACCCGTTTCCGGGACGTGGAGCGCGCCATTTCGGCCGAGGCGCGCGCCGACGATTCAAGTTTCGTCGGTTCGGCCCACGCACTGCAAGTGCTCATCATCTGCGGCACCTTGTTGGGACTGGCTTTGGTTCTTTGGAACCGCCGTCAGAACGTCAGGCAGCGCGAAAACCTGCGCGAAATTTCGCGGATCCTCGAAGAGGGACGTCTGGAGCTTCTGCGCGCCAATGAAGAGGCCCGCGCGTCCGCGCAGGCTAAATCCGATTTCCTCGCGAACATCAGTCATGAAGTCCGCACCCCCATGAACGCGATTTCGGGTTTGAGTCAGATTCTGCAGCGCTCGGGGTTGACCGACGAGCAGGATAAGCTCGTGGATGGGATCTTGAAATCCACCCAGGGTCTTCTCGACGTGATCAATCCCGTTCTCGACATCTCGAAGATCGAACACGAAGGCGTGACCTTGGACCCGCAAGAGGGCGTCGATCTGCGCCGCGTGATCGAAGAGGCCGCGGCCACCATGCTCGGCCAGGCCGAGCTGAAGGGTTTGAAACTTCATCTCCAACTTCCGGCCGAGACCGGGCATTTCCGTATGGACGGATCGCGTCTGCGGCAGGTGCTTTTGAACCTGATCGGGAACGCCATCAAATTCACGGACGTGGGTTCGGTGCAGGTCGCGCTGCAAATCCTCGCGGATCGCGAAACTGAAAAGGCCCTGCGTTTCAGCATTACCGACACGGGCATCGGCATTCCCGAAAGCGCCCGCGAGCGTCTATTTCAAAGTTTCATGCAGACGGACAACTCCATTTCACGTCGCTACGGCGGCACGGGTCTGGGACTTGCCATCTCGAAATCCATCGTGAAAGCGATGAAGGGGACGATCGGTTTTGACAGCGTGGAAGGGCAGGGGACGACGTTCTGGTTCGAACTCGCGCTGCCGGTCAGTCACGCGGCCATTCCCGCGCGTGCGCGTAAATCCGACGTCACGACGACGAAATTCCACGGCCGCGCGTTGATCATCGAGGACAATCCGATGAATCAGTTCGTGCTTGGGAATTTTTTGAAAGAGCTCGGTGTGGACAGCTTCGCCTGCGCGAGCGGTCCCGATGCGATCGCCCACCTGGAGCGGGACTTCGCCTTCGACCTTTTCATCATCGACGTGCAGATGCCCGTCATGGACGGCTTTCAGGTGACCGCGAAACTTCGCGCGGATCCTCGTTTCATGGATCAACCCATCGTCGCTTGCACCGCCCACGCCATCGCGGGTTACCGCGACAAGTGCCTGGCCGCGGGCATGAACGATTACCTCGTGAAACCCATCGAAATGGAAAAACTCGCCGAGATCTTGGCGCGCCACCTTTCACCCGACGAAGAGTACTTCATGAAGGCGCCGGCGGTTCCGGATGTCGTGGCCCAAGCGCTCGCGCCGATCCCTCCGCCCGTTGCGGCCAAACCGACCGCGCCGCCTCCCTCGTCAGCCCCCAAGCCGACGGCGGCCCCCCGCCCTGCGGAGCTGCCCGTCGTCACGCCTGCGGACGCGCCGGTCGTCACGCCTGCGGTCGTACCGGTCGCGACACTTCCACCGACTCCCGCGGCGGAGCTCCCGAAACTCAATGAAAAACGTTGGGCGAAACTTCAGAGCGGCCCCGAGGGCCGCGAGATGGTGCAGATCTTCGTCTCGACGACGCCCGACATCTGCCAGAAACTCGTGGATGCTTTGAATAGCGGCGACTGGACCGCGGCCGAAGAGCATGCGCATTTCCTAAAGTCGAGCGCGTCGGCCATGGCCTTTGACCGCTGGACCGATCAGCTGTCGCGGATCGAAGATGCCTGCAACGAAAAACGGGGCGAGGACGCGAAACAACTCTGGCGCAAAGCCGAGAACGAATACCGCGATCTTTTCGCATGGCTCGTGCGCGAGTTCGGTTTCCAAAAACCCGCGTAAACCCGACGCCTGTCGAACAAATTGCCAGCGTCTAAGTCCGCCCACACCGCCCAAAAGCCCTCTGTTTATTATGGGCGGAATGCCGCTTGCTCAATTCCTGAGGTATGAGCCGCAACCTTGTCCGACTGATTTTCGCAATGATCCTGACTCTGCCGATGCTGGCCCGGGCGGAGCGCCCCTTCGCGCAGCTCGTGAACACGGTCCGTCAGTGGCTGATCTGGGAGAACCGCTACAACCCCATGCAGACCCGCAGCCTTGTCCCCGTGACGCTGGACTCGGCGCTGGTGCCGCGGGACTTCGTCGAGACGCGCTTTTTGGAAAGCTTTCCGGAGCAGATCCGTAAATCCATGCTCGTCGAAGTCGCGGGTAAATCCTATTACCGCTGGATCTTTCATCCCGATGATCGCCAGTACCGCGATCAAGTCTTGAACCAGATCCGTCAGGCCACGGGCCAAGA contains:
- a CDS encoding response regulator yields the protein MIRIIMVDDNQLSLKRGEALLAPLGYEVLSFTGAEEALQTMVNHPVTLALIDLAMPIHSGFDLMKAMRDRNINTRIIVVSGKNRDEDVKKALSLGAQDYIMKPFDDDFFVAKVNLALELEKAERGGAAFAEAVTDQPSQLSFGVPQLAVSEVGFSFETPFPLPRGMKLDFKSAALNEMKLSDRPFRVAASQKVERGGETHFRNFVSFVGLTPHQLTEVRLWVRAQQIKMKKA
- a CDS encoding response regulator, which codes for MTTAPSTHGERGFGVGLGILVLICLVSFVQISRYSARTEARQKSEALSAGFQQLEVRLREAEAQHAGFLASGEESFVHGYNQSLQSFEHAAKELRARIQGPTVSAVTSLFQATQARIKTMNEAMQMRAEGRISESRKLSGGPEAVQTLIILETRFRDVERAISAEARADDSSFVGSAHALQVLIICGTLLGLALVLWNRRQNVRQRENLREISRILEEGRLELLRANEEARASAQAKSDFLANISHEVRTPMNAISGLSQILQRSGLTDEQDKLVDGILKSTQGLLDVINPVLDISKIEHEGVTLDPQEGVDLRRVIEEAAATMLGQAELKGLKLHLQLPAETGHFRMDGSRLRQVLLNLIGNAIKFTDVGSVQVALQILADRETEKALRFSITDTGIGIPESARERLFQSFMQTDNSISRRYGGTGLGLAISKSIVKAMKGTIGFDSVEGQGTTFWFELALPVSHAAIPARARKSDVTTTKFHGRALIIEDNPMNQFVLGNFLKELGVDSFACASGPDAIAHLERDFAFDLFIIDVQMPVMDGFQVTAKLRADPRFMDQPIVACTAHAIAGYRDKCLAAGMNDYLVKPIEMEKLAEILARHLSPDEEYFMKAPAVPDVVAQALAPIPPPVAAKPTAPPPSSAPKPTAAPRPAELPVVTPADAPVVTPAVVPVATLPPTPAAELPKLNEKRWAKLQSGPEGREMVQIFVSTTPDICQKLVDALNSGDWTAAEEHAHFLKSSASAMAFDRWTDQLSRIEDACNEKRGEDAKQLWRKAENEYRDLFAWLVREFGFQKPA